The proteins below are encoded in one region of Streptomyces marianii:
- a CDS encoding thioesterase II family protein — MTTAARTSARCLRAFHPRPDAAARLVCFPHAGGTARAFAELSAALPADIAVDAVQYPGRHERRSDPHPGQIAALADEVARALTDRADDRPLFLAGLSMGALVAFETARRLAATDAATRLIVSAALPPSHDWQERDLDACTDAEIVAELRRLGGVPEELLIDEEVLRHVIDLLRTDHRALRRYGCPADATLSVPVTVLLGNADPKADVVRTRGWADHTTGAAHTEVLPGGHFALADPATGAARRLTELIRADLT; from the coding sequence GTGACCACCGCCGCCCGCACCTCGGCGCGCTGCCTGCGCGCCTTCCACCCCCGGCCGGACGCCGCCGCCCGCCTCGTGTGCTTCCCGCACGCGGGCGGCACCGCCCGGGCCTTCGCGGAGCTGTCGGCCGCGCTCCCGGCGGACATCGCCGTGGACGCCGTCCAGTACCCGGGCCGGCACGAGCGCCGCTCCGACCCCCACCCCGGGCAGATCGCGGCCCTGGCCGACGAGGTGGCCCGGGCCCTCACGGACCGCGCCGACGACCGGCCGCTGTTCCTCGCGGGCCTCAGCATGGGCGCCCTGGTGGCGTTCGAGACCGCCCGTCGGCTCGCCGCGACGGACGCCGCGACCCGGCTGATCGTCTCGGCCGCGCTGCCGCCGTCCCACGACTGGCAGGAGCGCGACCTGGACGCGTGCACCGACGCCGAGATCGTCGCCGAGCTGCGCCGGCTCGGCGGGGTCCCCGAGGAGCTGCTCATCGACGAGGAGGTCCTGCGGCACGTGATCGACCTGCTCCGCACCGACCACCGCGCCCTGCGCCGCTACGGCTGCCCGGCCGACGCCACCCTGTCGGTCCCGGTCACGGTGCTCCTCGGCAACGCCGACCCGAAGGCCGACGTCGTCCGGACGCGCGGCTGGGCGGACCACACCACCGGCGCCGCGCACACCGAGGTGCTGCCCGGCGGCCACTTCGCCCTGGCCGACCCGGCCACCGGCGCGGCCCGCCGGCTCACCGAGCTGATCCGGGCGGACCTCACGTGA
- a CDS encoding FHA domain-containing protein FhaB/FipA, with product MSELTLTVMRLGFLAVLWLFVIVAVQVIRSDLFGTRVTQRGSRRNADARPQQAARQAAAPPQQRQQATRQRRGAPTKLVVTEGSLTGTTVALQGQTITLGRAHDSTIVLDDDYASSRHARIYPDRDGQWIVEDLGSTNGTYLDRTRLTTPTPIPPGAPIRIGKTVIELRK from the coding sequence ATGTCAGAGCTGACCCTGACGGTCATGCGGCTGGGTTTCCTGGCCGTTCTGTGGCTGTTCGTCATCGTGGCCGTCCAGGTCATCCGTAGCGACCTGTTCGGCACCCGCGTCACGCAGCGCGGCTCGCGCCGCAACGCCGACGCGCGGCCGCAGCAGGCCGCGCGCCAGGCGGCCGCGCCTCCGCAGCAGCGCCAGCAGGCGACGCGCCAGCGCCGGGGGGCGCCCACGAAGCTGGTCGTCACCGAAGGCTCACTCACCGGCACCACGGTCGCGCTGCAGGGGCAGACGATCACGCTGGGCCGTGCGCACGATTCCACGATCGTGCTGGACGACGACTACGCCTCCAGCCGGCATGCCAGGATCTACCCGGACCGTGACGGCCAGTGGATCGTCGAGGACCTCGGGTCCACCAACGGCACGTATCTCGACCGGACCCGGCTCACCACCCCGACACCGATTCCGCCGGGCGCGCCGATCCGCATCGGCAAGACCGTCATCGAGCTGCGGAAGTAG
- a CDS encoding FhaA domain-containing protein → MGVLKRFEQRLEGLVNGTFAKVFKSEVQPVEIAGALQRECDNNATIWNRDRTVVPNDFIVELSAPDYERLSPYSGQLGDELSGLVRDYAKQQRYTFMGPIKVHLEKADDLDTGLYRVRSRTLASSTSQSPDRAHAGPEAGHPGAPQGAQRGGYGYPPVGAPPMPPAPPPGGGRPGPGAAHGGRPTAPGPTPGAPVRRWIEINGTRHQISRPTMVLGRSTDADVRIDDPGVSRRHCEIRTGTPSTIQDLGSTNGIVVDGQHTTRATLRDGSRIVVGSTTIVYRQAEG, encoded by the coding sequence ATGGGAGTTCTGAAGCGTTTCGAGCAGCGGCTCGAAGGTCTGGTCAACGGCACCTTCGCCAAGGTCTTCAAGTCCGAGGTCCAACCGGTCGAGATCGCGGGCGCCCTCCAGCGCGAGTGCGACAACAACGCGACCATCTGGAACCGGGACCGCACGGTCGTCCCCAACGACTTCATCGTGGAGCTGAGCGCGCCCGACTACGAGCGACTCAGCCCTTACTCCGGCCAGCTCGGCGACGAGCTCTCCGGACTGGTCCGGGACTACGCCAAGCAGCAGCGCTACACCTTCATGGGCCCGATCAAGGTCCATCTGGAGAAGGCCGACGACCTCGACACCGGTCTGTACCGGGTGCGCAGCCGCACCCTCGCGTCGAGTACGTCACAGTCGCCCGACCGCGCCCACGCCGGCCCGGAGGCGGGTCACCCGGGCGCCCCGCAGGGTGCCCAGCGCGGCGGGTACGGCTACCCTCCTGTCGGTGCACCTCCCATGCCGCCCGCTCCGCCGCCCGGCGGAGGCAGGCCCGGCCCGGGAGCAGCCCATGGCGGGCGTCCGACGGCACCCGGTCCGACGCCGGGCGCCCCGGTGCGCCGCTGGATCGAGATCAACGGCACACGCCACCAGATCTCCCGCCCGACGATGGTGCTGGGCCGCAGCACCGACGCCGACGTGCGGATCGACGACCCCGGCGTCTCCCGCCGGCACTGCGAGATCCGGACCGGAACGCCCTCGACGATCCAGGATCTCGGGTCCACCAACGGCATCGTGGTGGACGGGCAGCACACCACCCGCGCTACGCTCCGCGACGGCTCGCGGATCGTCGTGGGCAGCACCACCATCGTTTACCGGCAAGCCGAAGGGTGA
- a CDS encoding type I polyketide synthase has product MRTALKENARLKQAHSRLKQRDEEPIAIVGMACRFPGGVRSPQDLWQLVTDGVDAVGPFPADRGWNLTELYDEDPDTPGTSYVREGGFLRDAARFDPEFFGISPREALAIDPQQRLLLETAWETFEHAGIDPRSLRGSRTGVFVGTMYDDYASRLSPAPEEYEGYLSTGSAGSVASGRVSYTFGLEGPALTVDTACSSSLVALHLACASLRRGESTLALAGGATVMATPTPFVEFSRQRGLAPDGRCKPFAGSADGTGWSEGAALILVERLSDARRNGHRVLAVVRGSAVNQDGASNGLTAPNGPAQERLIGQALAAAGLTATDVDAVEAHGTGTRLGDPIEAQALIATYGRSRAAGTPLYLGSLKSNIGHSQAAAGVGGVIKMTMAMRHGVLARTLHVDEPTPHVDWSDGSVALLTEERAWPEHGRPRRAAVSSFGISGTNAHVILEQAPEEAPATRSSAPSATAPAEAALPAVPVLLSAATATALRDQADRLYRHLTADPAAEASPADLADLGRSLAVSRSHLTHRAVLVAEDRKRLLDGLRALATETAHKGGPEAVRGTAQEGRTAFLFAGQGSQRAAAGKELYEAFPAYAAAFDAVCAAVDPHLERPLREVLFAPEDSADAALLHYTAYTQPALFACEVALHRLLDSWGVRPDAVLGHSVGAFAAAHAAGVLSLEDAAELIAARGRIMQSLEPGGAMVALRTGEAEALALLAGYEDRVSVAAVNGPGATVLSGDRQALEAVVAAFESRGGKATWLRVSHAFHSPLMEPALDRFRAVARRMTFHAPRITFVSDLTGRTATAAELADPEYWVRHVREAVRFQDGVHSLAGLGCVRFLDLGPSGDLAAIAANCLAEETGLRRPRGGHRVVPALRRRRPEVTALLDAVARLHADGADVDWNAFFAGRPARHIELPTYAFQHGHYWLEGTRQRTSGTAGTADAAGLDAADHPLLAAVAEVPGLDGLLVSGRLSLAEHPWLADHRVAGEILVPGTALLDLAAWTAREAGCALVEELLMEAPLIVPEDGSVRLRLFLAAPDASGARALTLHSRREPARGEDGAEPSGWTRHAHGSVASGISGVSGVSGGETRPADLSVWPPTGAEPVAVPPAALYEDLAARGLAYGPAFRRVGAMWRRGEETFAEVALPEDGPARPDAYRVHPALLDAALHPLATGGVIHDGGTGLLPYAWSGVRVHGSAGGRLRVRLAPAGASSVAVEVADATGAPVASVAALALRPLPSGSTGNGTEPDGLLVPSWSPLPALTRAPAASGRWALIGTAEDTAAEAAEALAAALGEAGAVPAVHRDAEALAAALAAGAPAPDLVVLVCPAADGGSATAEGVREVLYRTLAVTRLLVDDERLHHTRLVALTRGAVAVGGDAVAAPGQRAVWGMLRSADREHPGRFLLVDEDGTAESRRSLPAALATGEPELALRGGVAHRPVLDSDGPAGGLVPPADAPHWRLDYVARKSFADLTLEPWPEADAPLAPGQIRVRMRAAGLNFRDVLLALGVIPPAVDVSAENPGQGGEGAGVVLDIGPGVTGLRPGDRVMGLFSGVGPVSVTDHRLVCRVPEGWSFTQAAAVPVTYLTAYYGLVDLAGLRAGESVLVHAGTGGVGTAALQIARHLGARAWSTASPAKWDVLRAAGLAEDRIASSRSLDFEERFRTTTGGEGFDVVLNSLAGEYVDASLRLLPRGGRFLEMGKTDRRDPAAVAAAHPGVNYRAYDVREPGPDRIQEMLTALLGLFEQGALQAPPVSVWDVRRAPDAFRHLAEARHIGKVVLALPDETGPWDPSRAVLITGGLGWLGRLTARHLVTDHGVRQLVLLGRSAATAASGETADALDELRDLGAEVHTAVCDAADRDALAATLADLAARGVRVGGVVHAAGVLDDGLLTSLTTEKLDRTLRAKVDAALHLHELTDSLDLSAFVAFSSIAGTLGSAGQAGYAAGNAFLDGLMERRRAAGRPGLSVVWGLWEGSGGMGSGLTDTDLARMARTGVAPLPVKHGLAMLDAALRRDVPVAVAAEWNADGLRARSAAGTLPPLLRSLVPASAPAPAAAAAPAPVRVLAPRPARPAGDLMEVVRREIATVLGHASAEAVDIHGVFDQIGFDSLTAVELRNRLTKTTGIKLPATFIYDWPTPTDLVDHLHTQLGHPTQESAQETATTATAAEAALDEIVRLAAELTEEPLSDLLRDAARDRLHGVLAAMGTGAGGGAA; this is encoded by the coding sequence CTGCGGACAGCGCTCAAGGAGAACGCGCGCCTCAAGCAGGCCCACAGCCGGCTGAAACAGCGTGACGAGGAGCCGATCGCGATCGTCGGCATGGCCTGCCGGTTCCCCGGCGGGGTGCGCTCCCCGCAGGACCTCTGGCAGCTCGTCACCGACGGCGTCGACGCCGTCGGCCCGTTCCCCGCCGACCGTGGCTGGAACCTGACGGAGCTGTACGACGAGGACCCCGACACCCCCGGCACGTCCTATGTGCGGGAGGGCGGCTTCCTGCGCGACGCCGCCCGCTTCGATCCCGAGTTCTTCGGGATCTCCCCGCGCGAGGCGCTCGCCATCGACCCGCAGCAGCGGCTGCTCCTCGAGACGGCATGGGAGACCTTCGAGCACGCCGGCATCGACCCGCGCAGTCTGCGCGGCTCCCGCACCGGCGTCTTCGTCGGCACGATGTACGACGACTACGCCTCCCGCCTCTCCCCGGCCCCCGAGGAGTACGAGGGCTACCTCAGCACCGGCAGCGCAGGCAGCGTGGCCTCCGGCCGCGTCTCGTACACCTTCGGTCTCGAAGGCCCGGCGCTCACCGTCGACACGGCCTGCTCGTCCTCGCTGGTCGCGCTGCACCTGGCGTGCGCGTCGCTGCGACGCGGCGAGAGCACGCTCGCCCTGGCGGGCGGCGCGACGGTCATGGCGACGCCGACGCCGTTCGTGGAGTTCAGCCGGCAGCGCGGGCTCGCCCCCGACGGCCGCTGCAAGCCCTTCGCGGGCTCGGCCGACGGCACCGGCTGGTCGGAGGGCGCTGCGCTGATCCTCGTGGAGCGGCTCTCGGACGCCCGCCGCAACGGGCACCGCGTCCTGGCCGTCGTCCGTGGCTCGGCCGTCAACCAGGACGGCGCCAGCAACGGCCTCACCGCCCCCAACGGGCCCGCGCAGGAACGCCTCATCGGCCAGGCGCTCGCCGCCGCCGGACTGACGGCGACCGACGTCGACGCGGTCGAGGCGCACGGCACCGGCACCCGGCTCGGCGACCCGATCGAGGCCCAGGCCCTGATCGCCACCTACGGCCGCTCCCGTGCCGCCGGCACCCCGCTCTACCTGGGCTCGCTCAAGTCCAACATCGGGCACTCGCAGGCGGCCGCCGGTGTCGGCGGCGTGATCAAGATGACGATGGCGATGCGGCACGGGGTGCTCGCCCGCACCCTGCACGTAGACGAGCCCACCCCGCACGTCGACTGGTCGGACGGCTCGGTTGCCCTGTTGACGGAGGAGCGGGCCTGGCCCGAGCACGGCCGTCCGCGCCGGGCGGCGGTGTCCTCCTTCGGCATCAGCGGCACCAACGCCCACGTCATCCTGGAACAGGCCCCGGAGGAGGCGCCGGCCACGCGGTCCTCGGCGCCGTCGGCGACCGCACCGGCCGAGGCGGCCCTGCCGGCCGTCCCCGTGCTGCTCTCCGCCGCCACCGCCACCGCCCTACGCGACCAGGCGGACCGGCTCTACCGCCACCTGACCGCCGACCCGGCCGCCGAGGCGTCCCCGGCCGACCTCGCCGACCTCGGGCGCTCCCTCGCCGTGTCCCGCTCCCACCTGACGCACCGCGCGGTGCTCGTCGCCGAGGACCGGAAGCGGCTCCTCGACGGCCTGCGGGCCCTCGCCACCGAGACCGCCCACAAGGGCGGGCCCGAGGCCGTGCGCGGCACCGCCCAGGAGGGCAGGACCGCGTTCCTCTTCGCCGGCCAGGGCTCCCAGCGGGCCGCGGCGGGCAAGGAGCTGTACGAGGCGTTCCCCGCGTACGCCGCCGCCTTCGACGCCGTCTGCGCGGCCGTCGACCCGCACCTGGAACGCCCGCTGCGGGAGGTGCTCTTCGCCCCCGAGGACTCCGCCGACGCGGCGCTCCTGCACTACACCGCGTACACCCAGCCCGCGCTGTTCGCGTGCGAGGTCGCCCTCCACCGCCTTCTCGACTCGTGGGGCGTGCGGCCCGACGCCGTCCTCGGCCATTCGGTCGGCGCCTTCGCCGCCGCGCACGCCGCCGGGGTCCTCTCCCTGGAGGACGCGGCCGAGTTGATCGCCGCCCGCGGCCGGATCATGCAGAGCCTGGAACCGGGCGGGGCGATGGTGGCCCTGCGCACCGGCGAGGCCGAGGCGCTCGCGCTGCTCGCCGGGTACGAGGACCGGGTGTCGGTCGCGGCCGTGAACGGGCCCGGCGCCACCGTCCTCTCGGGCGACCGGCAGGCCCTGGAGGCGGTCGTCGCCGCCTTCGAGTCCCGGGGCGGGAAGGCCACCTGGCTGCGCGTCAGCCACGCCTTCCACTCGCCGCTGATGGAGCCCGCCCTCGACCGGTTCCGCGCCGTCGCCCGGCGCATGACCTTCCATGCGCCCCGGATCACCTTCGTCTCCGACCTCACCGGCCGGACGGCGACGGCGGCCGAACTGGCCGACCCCGAGTACTGGGTGCGGCACGTCCGCGAGGCGGTCCGCTTCCAGGACGGGGTGCACAGCCTCGCCGGCCTCGGCTGCGTCCGCTTCCTGGACCTCGGCCCCTCCGGCGACCTCGCCGCCATCGCCGCGAACTGCCTCGCCGAGGAGACCGGGCTGCGCCGCCCGCGCGGCGGCCACCGGGTCGTGCCCGCGCTGCGCCGCCGCCGGCCGGAGGTCACCGCCCTGCTCGACGCCGTCGCCCGGCTGCACGCGGACGGCGCGGACGTCGACTGGAACGCGTTCTTCGCCGGACGGCCCGCCCGCCACATCGAGCTGCCGACGTACGCCTTCCAGCATGGCCACTACTGGCTGGAGGGGACGCGTCAGCGGACCTCCGGCACGGCCGGCACTGCCGACGCGGCCGGTCTCGACGCGGCGGACCACCCGCTGCTCGCCGCCGTCGCCGAGGTGCCCGGCCTCGACGGGCTGCTGGTCAGCGGGCGGCTCTCGCTGGCCGAGCACCCGTGGCTCGCGGACCACCGCGTCGCGGGCGAGATCCTGGTGCCCGGCACCGCGCTCCTGGACCTGGCGGCGTGGACCGCACGCGAGGCGGGCTGCGCGCTCGTCGAGGAACTCCTCATGGAGGCCCCGCTCATCGTGCCCGAGGACGGCTCGGTGCGGCTGCGGCTCTTCCTCGCCGCGCCGGACGCCTCCGGGGCGCGCGCCCTCACCCTGCACTCCCGCCGCGAGCCCGCGCGCGGGGAGGACGGTGCCGAGCCGTCGGGGTGGACCCGCCACGCGCACGGCTCCGTCGCCTCCGGCATCTCCGGCGTCTCCGGCGTCTCCGGCGGCGAGACGCGGCCTGCGGACCTCTCCGTCTGGCCGCCGACCGGCGCAGAGCCCGTCGCCGTCCCGCCGGCCGCGCTGTACGAGGACCTGGCGGCGCGCGGACTCGCCTACGGGCCCGCGTTTCGGCGCGTCGGCGCGATGTGGCGGCGCGGCGAGGAGACCTTCGCCGAGGTGGCGCTGCCCGAGGACGGCCCGGCCCGCCCGGACGCGTACCGCGTCCACCCGGCGCTGCTCGACGCGGCCCTGCACCCCCTTGCCACCGGCGGCGTGATCCACGACGGCGGTACGGGGCTGCTGCCCTACGCCTGGTCCGGGGTCCGCGTCCACGGCTCCGCAGGCGGGCGGCTGCGCGTCCGGCTCGCCCCAGCGGGCGCGAGCTCCGTCGCCGTCGAGGTCGCCGACGCCACCGGCGCCCCGGTCGCCTCCGTGGCCGCGCTCGCGCTCCGCCCGCTGCCCTCCGGAAGCACCGGAAACGGCACCGAGCCCGACGGCCTGCTCGTCCCCTCCTGGTCGCCGCTGCCCGCGCTGACCCGCGCCCCGGCCGCCTCCGGCCGCTGGGCCCTGATCGGCACCGCCGAGGACACCGCCGCCGAGGCGGCCGAGGCCCTGGCCGCCGCGCTCGGCGAGGCCGGTGCCGTCCCGGCCGTCCACCGGGACGCCGAGGCGCTCGCCGCCGCGCTCGCCGCCGGTGCGCCCGCCCCCGACCTGGTCGTCCTGGTCTGCCCCGCCGCCGACGGCGGGTCCGCGACCGCCGAAGGCGTCCGCGAGGTCCTGTACCGGACCCTGGCCGTCACCCGCCTCCTCGTCGACGACGAGCGCCTGCACCACACCCGGCTCGTCGCGCTCACCCGTGGCGCAGTCGCCGTCGGCGGAGATGCGGTCGCCGCCCCCGGGCAGCGGGCCGTCTGGGGCATGCTCCGCTCCGCCGACCGCGAGCACCCGGGCCGCTTCCTCCTCGTCGACGAGGACGGCACGGCCGAGTCCCGGCGCTCCCTGCCGGCGGCCCTGGCCACCGGCGAACCGGAGCTCGCCCTGCGCGGCGGCGTCGCCCACCGTCCCGTACTCGACTCGGACGGCCCGGCCGGGGGCCTCGTCCCGCCCGCCGACGCCCCGCACTGGCGGCTCGACTACGTCGCCCGCAAGTCCTTCGCCGACTTGACCCTGGAGCCCTGGCCCGAGGCCGACGCGCCGCTGGCCCCCGGCCAGATCCGGGTACGGATGCGAGCGGCGGGACTCAACTTCCGCGACGTCCTGCTCGCCCTCGGCGTCATCCCGCCCGCCGTGGACGTCTCCGCCGAGAACCCCGGCCAGGGCGGCGAGGGAGCCGGCGTCGTCCTCGACATCGGCCCCGGCGTCACCGGACTGCGCCCCGGCGACCGGGTGATGGGCCTGTTCTCCGGTGTCGGCCCGGTCTCCGTGACCGACCACCGGCTCGTGTGCCGCGTCCCCGAGGGCTGGTCCTTCACCCAGGCGGCCGCGGTCCCCGTCACGTACCTCACCGCCTACTACGGTCTGGTCGACCTCGCCGGACTGCGCGCCGGGGAGTCGGTCCTCGTGCACGCGGGCACCGGCGGCGTCGGCACGGCCGCGCTCCAGATCGCCCGCCACCTCGGCGCCCGCGCCTGGTCCACGGCCAGCCCCGCCAAGTGGGACGTGCTGCGCGCCGCTGGCCTCGCCGAGGACCGGATCGCCTCCTCCCGGAGCCTGGACTTCGAGGAGCGCTTCCGGACCACCACCGGCGGCGAGGGCTTCGACGTGGTGCTCAACTCCCTCGCGGGCGAGTACGTCGACGCCTCGCTGCGGCTGCTGCCGCGCGGCGGCCGCTTCCTGGAGATGGGCAAGACCGACCGGCGCGACCCGGCCGCCGTCGCCGCCGCGCACCCGGGCGTCAACTACCGGGCGTACGACGTGCGCGAGCCCGGACCCGACCGCATCCAGGAGATGCTGACCGCCCTGCTCGGCCTCTTCGAACAGGGCGCCCTCCAGGCGCCGCCGGTCTCCGTCTGGGACGTGCGCCGCGCCCCCGACGCCTTCCGTCACCTCGCCGAGGCCCGGCACATCGGCAAGGTCGTCCTCGCCCTCCCGGACGAGACCGGCCCCTGGGACCCGTCCCGGGCCGTCCTGATCACCGGCGGCCTCGGCTGGCTCGGCCGGCTGACCGCCCGCCACCTGGTGACCGACCACGGGGTGCGGCAGTTGGTCCTGCTGGGGCGCAGCGCGGCGACGGCCGCGTCCGGCGAGACCGCCGACGCACTCGACGAACTGCGCGACCTGGGCGCCGAGGTGCACACGGCGGTGTGCGACGCCGCCGACCGTGACGCGCTCGCCGCCACCCTGGCGGATCTCGCCGCGCGCGGTGTCCGCGTCGGCGGCGTGGTCCACGCGGCAGGCGTCCTGGACGACGGCCTCCTCACCTCCCTGACAACCGAGAAGCTCGACCGCACGCTGCGCGCCAAGGTGGACGCCGCGCTGCACCTGCACGAGCTGACGGACAGTCTCGACCTGAGCGCGTTCGTCGCCTTCTCCTCAATCGCCGGCACCCTCGGCTCGGCGGGCCAGGCGGGTTACGCCGCCGGGAACGCCTTCCTGGACGGCCTGATGGAGCGGCGCCGCGCCGCCGGACGGCCGGGTCTGTCGGTGGTCTGGGGCCTGTGGGAGGGCTCTGGCGGCATGGGCAGCGGCCTGACCGACACCGACCTCGCGCGCATGGCCCGTACGGGTGTGGCGCCGCTGCCGGTGAAGCACGGCCTGGCAATGCTGGACGCGGCGCTGCGCCGCGATGTGCCGGTGGCGGTCGCCGCGGAGTGGAACGCGGACGGTCTGCGCGCCCGCAGCGCCGCCGGTACGCTCCCGCCGCTACTGCGGTCCCTGGTCCCGGCCTCGGCGCCCGCACCGGCCGCTGCCGCCGCGCCCGCGCCGGTACGAGTTCTCGCGCCGCGCCCGGCGCGGCCGGCGGGCGACCTGATGGAGGTGGTGCGCCGGGAGATCGCGACGGTCTTGGGCCATGCCTCCGCCGAGGCGGTCGACATCCACGGCGTCTTCGACCAGATCGGCTTCGACTCCCTCACCGCCGTCGAACTGCGCAACCGCCTCACCAAGACCACCGGCATCAAACTCCCCGCCACCTTCATCTACGACTGGCCCACCCCCACCGACCTCGTCGACCACCTCCACACCCAACTCGGCCACCCCACCCAGGAATCGGCCCAGGAGACGGCCACGACGGCCACGGCGGCCGAGGCGGCGCTCGACGAGATCGTCCGGCTCGCCGCCGAGCTCACCGAGGAGCCGCTCAGCGACCTGCTGCGCGACGCCGCGCGCGACCGTCTGCACGGTGTGCTCGCCGCCATGGGCACCGGCGCGGGCGGCGGTGCCGCGTGA
- a CDS encoding alpha-hydroxy-acid oxidizing protein yields the protein MGNAGTGRTGRENREAFDRHRLVPRMLRGVSTRDLSVSLFGRRLPAPVLLAPIASQTVVHPEGELATVRGASDANVPVVLSTGSSHSLEEVAEAAAPEGERWFQFYWPSDRAVAESLVRRAEAAGYTALVLTVDAPAFGYRPTDLDHGYLPFLHGAGLANFTSDPVFRAGLPAGADGRAVVEHWARVFGNPSLTWDDLPWLRELTRLPILLKGILHPGDARRARAYGVDGLVVSNHGGRQLDGSVAALDALPAVRAAVGPDVPVLLDSGVRTGSDVLKALALGADAVLYGRPYLYGLALDGRDGVAHVLTCLLAELDLALALAGCPTVADVTSDLLLPAGGERR from the coding sequence ATCGGCAACGCGGGGACGGGCCGCACGGGCCGGGAGAACCGGGAGGCGTTCGACCGCCACCGGCTCGTGCCCCGCATGCTGCGCGGCGTCAGCACGCGCGACCTGTCGGTCTCCCTCTTCGGCCGCCGCCTGCCCGCCCCGGTCCTGCTCGCGCCGATCGCCTCGCAGACCGTGGTCCACCCGGAGGGCGAACTCGCCACCGTCCGGGGCGCGTCGGACGCGAACGTGCCGGTCGTCCTGTCCACCGGCTCCTCCCACAGCCTGGAGGAGGTGGCCGAGGCCGCCGCCCCGGAGGGCGAGCGCTGGTTCCAGTTCTACTGGCCGTCGGACCGGGCGGTCGCGGAGTCCCTGGTGCGCCGCGCGGAGGCCGCCGGCTACACCGCGCTCGTCCTCACGGTCGACGCGCCCGCCTTTGGCTACCGGCCGACGGACCTGGACCACGGCTACCTTCCGTTCCTGCACGGCGCGGGTCTCGCCAACTTCACCTCGGACCCCGTCTTCCGGGCGGGCCTGCCGGCTGGCGCCGACGGCCGGGCCGTCGTCGAGCACTGGGCGCGGGTCTTCGGCAATCCGTCGCTGACCTGGGACGACCTGCCGTGGCTGCGGGAACTGACCCGGCTGCCGATCCTCCTCAAGGGCATCCTCCACCCGGGCGACGCCCGCCGGGCCCGCGCGTACGGCGTCGACGGCCTGGTCGTCTCCAACCACGGCGGGCGTCAGCTCGACGGCTCGGTCGCGGCGCTCGACGCGCTGCCCGCCGTGCGCGCCGCCGTCGGTCCCGACGTCCCGGTCCTCCTCGACTCGGGGGTGCGCACGGGCAGCGACGTCCTGAAGGCGCTGGCGCTCGGCGCGGACGCGGTGCTCTACGGCCGCCCGTACCTCTACGGGCTCGCCCTGGACGGCCGGGACGGCGTGGCGCACGTCCTCACGTGCCTGCTCGCCGAACTGGATCTCGCGCTGGCCCTGGCCGGCTGCCCGACCGTCGCCGACGTCACCAGCGACCTGCTCCTGCCGGCCGGAGGTGAGCGCCGATGA